The following are encoded together in the Anopheles nili chromosome 3, idAnoNiliSN_F5_01, whole genome shotgun sequence genome:
- the LOC128723987 gene encoding LOW QUALITY PROTEIN: gamma-butyrobetaine dioxygenase (The sequence of the model RefSeq protein was modified relative to this genomic sequence to represent the inferred CDS: substituted 1 base at 1 genomic stop codon): protein LRRKKNISXWERIGNKARGKQSRAATLSRRQRGLLLHSIQPTIAAPCGGFKFSHFTSLVRRTFTSSGSHRSATSLDEKAAQHHPGTKVDRRFEAGSFASSSPQISEAYLAEGNRVVLCVTEAPGGVTERFEFPAVWLRDNCQCERCFHRGSSSRVLDWERFEVDRVVVGEVNPSEGGQKLQVLWNEDRNDHRSVYDVRWLLGRSFREQDTRAYLREWYRPEPTVWGAAGFREVLREFPFEGVLQDDAVLRQWIEALIAYGVVMIKGAPLTENECRRLANRVGFIRKTHYGEEFIVKAKEGTSNVAYLSTPLQMHTDLPYYDYKPGCNLLHCLVQSTDPSGGGENLLADGFYVAEQLRRHHPDDFRLLSETLVDWSDVGAEDEAGAFHSIYRAPVICIGRDGRLERINHSVPQRDSRFSVPIDRVEPWYRAMQRFVTVLHQEAVRFKTTPGDILTFSNVRMIHGRTGYTDTTGNTRHIVGAYLDWDEIYSKLRVLKRLS, encoded by the exons ttaagaagaaaaaaaaacataagttAATGGGAGAGGATAGGAAACAAagcacgaggaaaacaaagcagaGCAG CAACCCTTAGCCGACGCCAAAGGGGGTTGCTTTTGCACTCAATTCAACCGACCATCGCTGCACCATGTGGTGGTTTTAAATTTAGCCACTTTACGTCCCTTGTCCGCCGTACCTTCACCAGTTCCGGTTCGCATCGCAGCGCGACGTCTCTCGATGAAAAAGCCGCCCAGCACCATCCGGGGACAAAGGTTGACCGCCGGTTTGAGGCCGGTTCGTTCGCGTCATCATCGCCTCAGATAAGCGAGGCCTACCTCGCGGAAGGAAACCGCGTGGTGTTGTGCGTGACggaggcgcccggtggcgTCACGGAACGGTTCGAATTTCCCGCCGTTTGGCTTCGCGATAACTGCCAATGTGAACGGTGTTTTCATCGAGGCTCATCCAGCCGGGTGTTGGACTGGGAGCGGTTCGAGGTGGACAGGGTTGTGGTGGGGGAGGTGAACCCCTCCGAGGGTGGCCAGAAGCTGCAGGTCCTGTGGAACGAGGACAGGAACGATCATCGGTCGGTGTACGATGTTCGGTGGCTTTTAGGACGCAGCTTCCGGGAGCAGGACACTCGAGCGTACCTGCGGGAATGGTACCGCCCGGAACCGACCGTTTGGGGTGCGGCCGGGTTTAGGGAGGTGTTGCGGGAGTTTCCCTTCGAGGGGGTGTTGCAGGACGATGCCGTGTTGCGGCAATGGATCGAAGCGTTGATCGCGTACGGCGTGGTCATGATCAAGGGCGCTCCATTAACCGAAAACGAGTGCCGCCGGTTGGCTAATCGAGTGGGTTTCATCCGAAAAACGCATTACGG GGAGGAATTTATCGTGAAGGCCAAAGAGGGTACGAGCAACGTGGCCTACCTCTCCACACCTCTCCAGATGCACACGGATCTCCCCTACTACGATTACAAGCCCGGCTGCAATCTGCTGCACTGTCTGGTGCAATCGACCGATCCCTCCGGTGGTGGCGAGAATCTTCTCGCGGATGGGTTTTACGTGGCGGAACAGCTCCGTCGACATCATCCGGATGACTTCCGGTTGCTGTCTGAAACCCTCGTCGATTGGAGCGATGTCGGTGCGGAAGATGAAGCCGGCGCGTTTCACAGCATTTACCGGGCACCGGTCATTTG CATCGGACGCGACGGACGATTGGAACGGATTAATCACAGCGTGCCACAGCGAGACAGCCGCTTTAGTGTCCCCATCGACCGGGTGGAACCGTGGTACCGGGCCATGCAGCGTTTCGTCACCGTGCTGCACCAGGAAGCGGTCCGCTTCAAAACGACCCCGGGTGACATCCTGACGTTCAGCAACGTACGCATGATCCACGGACGAACCGGATACACCGACACGACTGGCAACACGCGCCACATCGTCGGTGCTTATCTCGATTGGGACGAGATCTACTCAAAGCTGCGCGTTCTCAAACGCCTGTCCTAA